In one window of Arthrobacter pascens DNA:
- a CDS encoding L-serine ammonia-lyase: protein MALSVLDLFSVGIGPSSSHTVGPMRAAKLFADGLKDEGHLSSTMRVQAELFGSLGATGRGHGSDKAVVLGFKGLDPETVDTATADDQVAAAALDAELWLGGDHRVDFNWDEDVVLHRRKSLPAHPNGMTFRALDHAGAVLSERSFYSIGGGFVIDGDADAGDRLVADATVLPYPFTTADELLEICSREGMSISDVMLANELTWRSEAELREKLLGLWAVMRECVHNGCAAEGILPGGLNVRRRAPSLFQTLTADTGVTDPLRAMEWVNLFALAVNEENAAGGRIVTAPTNGAAGIVPAVLHYYVKFVPGANDDGVVRFLLAAAAVGILFKINASISGAEVGCQGEVGSACSMAAAGLCEVLGGIPAQVENAAEVGIEHNLGLTCDPVGGLVQIPCIERNAIASVKAINAARLALHGDGSHKVSLDKAIKTMRETGADMKDKYKETSRGGLAVNVIEC, encoded by the coding sequence ATGGCGCTCAGCGTCCTGGACCTGTTCTCCGTCGGCATCGGACCGTCGTCGTCACACACAGTGGGGCCGATGCGGGCAGCGAAGCTTTTCGCCGACGGGCTCAAAGACGAAGGACACCTGAGTTCCACCATGCGGGTCCAGGCCGAACTGTTCGGCTCCCTCGGGGCTACCGGGCGGGGCCACGGCTCGGACAAGGCCGTGGTCCTAGGGTTCAAGGGCCTGGATCCTGAAACAGTGGACACCGCCACGGCGGATGACCAGGTGGCCGCCGCAGCCCTCGACGCCGAGTTGTGGCTGGGCGGCGACCACCGGGTGGACTTCAACTGGGACGAGGACGTGGTGCTGCACCGGCGCAAGTCGCTGCCGGCGCACCCCAACGGCATGACCTTCCGCGCCCTGGACCACGCCGGAGCCGTGCTCAGCGAGCGGAGCTTCTATTCGATTGGGGGAGGCTTCGTCATTGACGGGGACGCCGACGCCGGCGACCGGCTGGTGGCCGACGCCACCGTCCTGCCTTACCCGTTTACGACGGCCGATGAGCTTCTGGAGATCTGCAGCCGCGAAGGCATGTCCATCTCGGACGTGATGCTCGCCAACGAACTGACCTGGCGGAGCGAAGCGGAGCTCCGGGAGAAGCTGCTGGGGCTGTGGGCCGTGATGCGCGAATGCGTGCACAACGGCTGCGCAGCGGAAGGAATCCTGCCAGGCGGCCTGAACGTCAGGCGCCGGGCGCCGTCGTTATTCCAGACCCTGACGGCGGACACCGGCGTGACGGACCCGCTGCGGGCGATGGAGTGGGTCAACCTGTTCGCGCTGGCCGTTAATGAGGAGAACGCCGCCGGCGGGCGCATCGTCACGGCGCCCACCAACGGTGCGGCCGGCATCGTCCCCGCGGTGCTGCACTATTACGTGAAGTTTGTTCCCGGCGCCAACGACGACGGCGTGGTCCGGTTCCTGCTGGCTGCGGCCGCCGTCGGGATACTGTTCAAGATCAACGCCTCCATCTCCGGCGCCGAGGTGGGCTGCCAGGGCGAGGTCGGTTCCGCCTGCTCCATGGCCGCCGCGGGGCTCTGCGAAGTGCTCGGCGGCATCCCCGCCCAGGTCGAAAACGCCGCCGAAGTGGGCATCGAACACAACCTGGGCCTCACCTGCGACCCCGTGGGCGGCCTGGTGCAGATCCCCTGCATCGAGCGCAACGCTATCGCCAGCGTCAAGGCCATCAATGCCGCCCGCCTTGCCCTGCACGGCGACGGAAGCCACAAGGTATCCCTCGACAAAGCCATCAAGACGATGAGGGAAACCGGCGCGGACATGAAGGACAAATACAAGGAGACCTCACGGGGCGGCCTCGCAGTGAACGTCATCGAGTGCTGA
- a CDS encoding winged helix-turn-helix domain-containing protein: MAAQADGVIHLPPSRGPVSRLAVDLAAGQVLLDGREVALSGVEFQLLRYLVENCSRAVDRTELQQFLDSFDTPGASLRAIDVYVGRLRRKLGNAGHAVTTVRGRGYRFIPGPCATIRGPAEYCI, encoded by the coding sequence ATGGCTGCGCAGGCCGACGGCGTGATCCACCTTCCGCCGTCGCGCGGCCCCGTGAGCCGGCTGGCTGTTGATCTGGCTGCCGGCCAGGTCCTGCTGGACGGCCGGGAGGTTGCACTGTCCGGCGTCGAATTCCAGCTGCTCCGCTACCTCGTGGAGAACTGCTCGCGAGCCGTTGACCGGACGGAACTGCAGCAGTTCCTCGACTCATTTGATACCCCTGGCGCTTCACTCCGGGCCATTGATGTGTATGTGGGGAGGCTGCGGCGGAAGCTCGGAAATGCAGGACATGCCGTCACCACTGTGCGGGGCCGCGGATACAGGTTCATCCCAGGTCCGTGTGCCACCATTCGCGGACCGGCGGAATACTGCATATGA
- a CDS encoding NAD(P)/FAD-dependent oxidoreductase, with product MQTVAIVGASLAGLSAARAARAQGFSGRLIIVGDEHHRPYDRPPLSKDFLLGNITAEDLFLETEDDGLQAEWLLGRAAVGLDAATRTIRLRDGQTVTADGIVIATGARSRQLPAVAGRDNVFYLRTIADGQGLAPKLVRGARLTVIGAGFIGAEVASAAASRGMEVTMIENIPVPFTAQLGHEMGAVVADLHRANGVNVISGAEIVEFQFGEGNVTGLRLADGQYVPTDIVVVGIGAMPNVEWLDGSGVLLGGGVLCDAMGRTNVPGIVAVGDCAAWYDEAVGTHRRVEHWTGALERAALAVNALLDDDAPQQPHKPHYFWSDQHGVKIQFAGHSTGYDRVEIEAGDPEKHSFLAVYYRDDVPVAVLGMNQPRLFTKWRRGLATPTSKPGPTGPVGAVAP from the coding sequence ATGCAGACGGTTGCGATCGTGGGAGCTTCCCTCGCCGGACTTTCAGCGGCCCGGGCCGCCCGCGCCCAAGGCTTTTCGGGGCGGCTTATCATCGTTGGCGATGAGCACCACCGTCCCTATGACAGGCCTCCACTGTCCAAGGACTTCCTCCTGGGGAATATTACGGCCGAAGATCTTTTTCTGGAGACGGAGGATGATGGCCTTCAGGCCGAGTGGCTCCTGGGACGAGCCGCAGTCGGCCTCGATGCTGCCACCCGCACCATCCGCCTGAGGGACGGGCAGACAGTCACTGCTGACGGTATCGTCATCGCAACAGGTGCCCGGTCCCGTCAGCTCCCCGCCGTGGCGGGCCGGGACAACGTCTTCTATCTACGGACGATCGCCGACGGCCAGGGACTGGCTCCGAAGCTGGTTCGGGGCGCCCGCCTTACGGTTATCGGTGCGGGGTTCATCGGCGCCGAGGTGGCTTCCGCAGCCGCCTCCCGGGGCATGGAAGTCACTATGATCGAAAACATTCCGGTCCCGTTCACGGCACAGCTTGGACACGAAATGGGAGCCGTGGTCGCCGATCTGCATAGGGCAAACGGCGTGAACGTCATCTCCGGCGCAGAGATCGTAGAGTTCCAGTTTGGGGAAGGCAACGTCACCGGACTCCGACTGGCAGATGGGCAGTACGTTCCCACTGACATCGTCGTGGTGGGCATCGGAGCAATGCCGAACGTTGAATGGCTGGATGGTTCCGGCGTACTCCTCGGCGGCGGTGTGCTTTGCGACGCCATGGGACGCACGAACGTCCCGGGCATCGTCGCCGTCGGCGACTGCGCCGCCTGGTATGACGAGGCCGTGGGAACCCACCGCCGGGTTGAGCACTGGACCGGCGCCCTTGAGCGCGCCGCCCTCGCCGTCAACGCCCTGCTCGACGACGACGCCCCGCAGCAGCCGCATAAACCGCACTACTTCTGGTCCGACCAGCACGGCGTCAAGATCCAGTTCGCCGGACACTCCACCGGCTACGACCGGGTGGAGATCGAGGCCGGCGATCCGGAGAAGCACAGCTTCCTTGCCGTGTACTACCGGGACGACGTCCCGGTAGCCGTCCTGGGGATGAACCAGCCGCGGCTGTTCACCAAATGGCGGCGCGGACTCGCAACGCCTACCAGCAAGCCCGGACCCACCGGTCCGGTTGGCGCCGTCGCACCCTAA
- a CDS encoding IclR family transcriptional regulator has translation MVSNTDPESDIEVEGGHGGVQSVDRALAVLEILARDGHAGVSEIAEEMGIHKSTVSRLLGSLVSREMVHQNSERGKYQLGFGVLRLASSIPGRLSLVQEARPVLESLAEEYKETVNLAVLRSNYAVNVDQAMGPSTLATYDWVGSLTPLHATSSGKVLLAALSAEDRDRILKETGLAPRTPRTITKRDKLEKQLLDVVHKGYAVTMEEFEIGLNSMAVPVHNHLGSVIGAVSISGPAFRFDPAKVPGLIGALTQAGLAISAKMGYTRR, from the coding sequence ATGGTTTCGAACACTGACCCTGAATCTGACATTGAGGTTGAGGGAGGGCACGGGGGCGTCCAATCAGTGGACCGGGCGCTTGCCGTACTGGAAATCCTGGCCCGGGACGGCCATGCGGGCGTGAGCGAAATCGCCGAGGAGATGGGCATCCACAAGTCCACGGTGTCCCGTTTGCTGGGTTCCTTGGTGAGCCGGGAAATGGTCCATCAGAACAGCGAACGCGGAAAGTATCAGCTGGGCTTTGGCGTTCTAAGACTGGCGAGTTCCATTCCGGGCAGGCTCAGCCTGGTGCAGGAGGCCCGTCCAGTGCTGGAAAGCCTGGCCGAGGAATACAAGGAGACGGTAAACCTCGCCGTCCTGCGCTCCAACTATGCTGTCAACGTTGACCAGGCCATGGGCCCTTCAACACTGGCAACCTACGACTGGGTGGGCAGCCTGACACCGCTGCACGCAACGTCGAGCGGGAAGGTCCTGCTGGCCGCGCTGTCTGCCGAAGACCGGGACAGGATTCTGAAGGAGACGGGTTTGGCGCCCCGGACGCCGCGGACCATCACCAAACGGGACAAGCTGGAAAAACAGCTTCTCGACGTGGTCCACAAAGGCTATGCCGTAACCATGGAGGAATTCGAAATCGGGCTCAACTCGATGGCCGTGCCGGTGCACAACCACCTGGGTTCCGTCATAGGTGCAGTCAGCATTTCCGGGCCCGCGTTCCGTTTTGACCCGGCTAAGGTGCCGGGTCTCATCGGGGCGCTCACGCAGGCCGGGCTCGCGATCAGCGCGAAGATGGGGTACACGCGGCGGTGA
- a CDS encoding GNAT family N-acetyltransferase → MGIEVRPATEFEDVKAVVGPKRPDANVCWCLSYRIPSKQNLELHGPARGELVKELVAQDPPPGVLAYDDGEVVGWAAVHPRSDTTFVRNRRIPNVDDLDVWSVWCIRVRPGHRGKGISHHLLAGAVAMARAYGAPAIEGYPVDNNGGKVDLTMAYVGTRKLFERAGFAKAADTDSVLNGFPRVLMRLDLRRGR, encoded by the coding sequence ATGGGGATTGAAGTTCGGCCGGCCACGGAATTTGAGGACGTGAAGGCGGTGGTCGGGCCCAAACGGCCTGACGCCAACGTGTGCTGGTGCCTGAGCTACCGCATCCCCTCCAAACAGAACCTGGAGCTGCACGGCCCGGCCCGCGGCGAGCTGGTGAAAGAGCTGGTGGCACAGGATCCGCCGCCGGGGGTGCTCGCGTACGACGACGGCGAAGTGGTCGGCTGGGCAGCCGTCCACCCGCGATCGGACACCACCTTCGTCCGCAACCGCAGGATTCCGAATGTTGATGATCTCGACGTGTGGTCAGTGTGGTGCATCCGGGTCCGGCCCGGGCACCGTGGCAAGGGAATCTCCCATCACCTGCTGGCGGGCGCCGTCGCCATGGCCCGCGCGTACGGCGCGCCTGCCATCGAGGGCTACCCGGTGGATAACAACGGCGGCAAGGTGGACCTCACCATGGCGTACGTAGGAACCCGGAAGCTGTTCGAACGGGCCGGATTCGCGAAGGCCGCGGACACGGATTCGGTGCTGAACGGCTTCCCTCGGGTGCTCATGCGCCTTGACCTGCGGAGAGGCCGTTAA
- a CDS encoding BCCT family transporter, with protein sequence MTIKHDFSTDESSQIPGRLEKEAVLEQENEPIEDDRHIIQALRISETEHAEGRQKSTLFAKAGLDKWVFGVAGLLTLAFVIWGFAGTDNLSTTSQAVLEWVMANTGWLFISLSSLFVVYVLWLALGRFGNIPLGKDGEKPEFSMVSWISMMFACGMGIGLMFYGVAEPLYHYVSPPPGTVNGQTPEAVQTAMATSLFHWTLHPWAMYAVVGLAMAYGCFRLGRRQLVSTVFTSLFGVKTVEGPVGKFINMLAIFATLFGTAASLGLGALQIGSGLASNGWIGGQLATPVLVVIVAVLTVCFVASAVSGISRGIQWLSNINMVMALVLAIIVFVVGPTLFILNLIPAAVGDYARDLAAMSSRTEAVGDEALRQWMSSWTIFYWAWWVSWTPFVGMFIARISRGRTIRQFVTGVLLVPSIVSVIWFGIFGGAAIHIQSQADASPDTTDGLAKMVDGKATISFDSSLFDLLHHLPLPNAIAGAVSVLAMVLVAIFFVTGADAASIVMGSLSSNGAEEPRRGVVIFWGTLTGAVAAVMLLAGGDKPAEALSGLQRITIVSALPFVIVMALMCFALVKDLRRDPLSLRRQLTDSVMQRSIRTGVEQHGGVQFDLVTNTRKTDGSAEGPTGLNKVN encoded by the coding sequence ATGACAATCAAACATGACTTCAGTACCGATGAAAGCAGCCAGATTCCTGGCCGCTTAGAGAAGGAAGCGGTACTGGAACAGGAAAATGAGCCGATCGAAGATGACCGGCACATCATCCAGGCCCTGCGCATCAGCGAAACAGAGCACGCCGAAGGGCGGCAGAAGAGCACGCTGTTCGCCAAGGCAGGGCTCGATAAGTGGGTCTTCGGCGTGGCGGGCCTGCTAACACTGGCCTTCGTCATCTGGGGCTTTGCAGGCACGGACAACCTCTCGACCACGTCGCAGGCGGTCCTTGAGTGGGTCATGGCAAACACCGGTTGGCTGTTCATCTCACTGTCCTCGCTGTTCGTGGTCTACGTGCTGTGGCTGGCACTGGGCCGCTTCGGGAATATCCCGCTTGGCAAGGACGGCGAAAAGCCGGAGTTCTCCATGGTCTCCTGGATCTCGATGATGTTCGCCTGCGGCATGGGCATCGGGCTGATGTTCTACGGGGTGGCCGAGCCGCTTTATCACTACGTCTCCCCGCCGCCGGGAACGGTTAACGGCCAGACGCCCGAAGCCGTCCAAACCGCGATGGCCACGTCCCTGTTCCACTGGACCCTGCACCCCTGGGCCATGTACGCAGTCGTCGGCCTGGCCATGGCCTATGGTTGCTTCCGCCTGGGCCGGCGGCAGCTGGTCTCGACGGTCTTCACCTCCCTGTTCGGCGTGAAGACAGTGGAAGGTCCGGTCGGCAAGTTCATCAACATGCTGGCGATCTTCGCCACACTCTTCGGCACGGCTGCTTCCCTCGGGCTGGGGGCTCTGCAGATCGGCAGCGGTCTGGCCTCCAACGGCTGGATCGGCGGCCAGCTGGCCACACCCGTGCTCGTCGTTATTGTTGCGGTACTCACCGTCTGCTTCGTGGCCTCCGCTGTGTCAGGCATCAGCCGCGGCATCCAGTGGCTCTCCAACATCAATATGGTCATGGCCCTGGTCCTGGCCATCATCGTCTTCGTCGTCGGCCCCACCCTGTTCATCCTGAACCTGATCCCCGCGGCCGTGGGCGACTACGCCCGGGATCTGGCCGCGATGTCTTCCCGCACCGAGGCAGTCGGCGACGAGGCACTGCGTCAGTGGATGTCCAGCTGGACCATCTTCTACTGGGCCTGGTGGGTCTCCTGGACGCCTTTCGTGGGCATGTTCATCGCCCGCATCAGCAGGGGACGGACTATCCGCCAGTTCGTCACCGGCGTACTGCTGGTTCCCAGTATCGTCAGCGTGATCTGGTTCGGCATCTTCGGCGGCGCCGCCATCCATATCCAGTCCCAGGCAGACGCTTCCCCCGACACCACTGACGGCCTGGCCAAGATGGTGGACGGAAAAGCCACCATATCCTTCGACAGCTCGCTCTTTGACCTGCTCCACCACCTGCCGCTGCCCAATGCCATCGCCGGCGCAGTGTCCGTCCTGGCGATGGTTCTGGTGGCCATCTTCTTCGTCACCGGCGCCGATGCCGCTTCCATCGTGATGGGATCGCTGAGCTCCAACGGCGCAGAGGAACCACGGCGCGGAGTGGTCATCTTCTGGGGCACACTGACCGGCGCAGTAGCCGCAGTGATGCTGCTCGCAGGCGGCGATAAACCAGCTGAAGCCCTCTCCGGCCTGCAACGGATCACCATCGTCTCGGCCCTGCCCTTCGTGATTGTGATGGCGCTGATGTGTTTTGCCTTGGTGAAGGATCTGCGCAGGGATCCGTTGTCCCTGCGGCGGCAGCTGACCGACTCGGTCATGCAGCGCTCCATCCGTACCGGTGTCGAGCAGCACGGCGGCGTCCAATTCGACCTGGTGACCAACACGCGCAAGACCGACGGTTCCGCGGAAGGACCGACCGGTCTGAATAAAGTCAACTGA
- the allB gene encoding allantoinase AllB translates to MSEEGFDLVIRGQRVLTTAGIAPREVGVRGGRIVAIEPLGNGLTGAEVIELADDETLLPGLVDTHVHVNEPGRTEWEGFASATRAAAAGGVTTIIDMPLNSIPPTTTVEGLKLKREVAEDQAFIDVGFWGGAIPGNKADLRPLHDEGVFGFKCFLLHSGVDEFPHLDADEMEADMAELKTFDSLMIVHAEDSHAIDHAPHPGGDEYATFLASRPRGAENKAIAEVIERARWTGARAHILHLSSSDALPMIATAKRDGVHLTVEACPHYLTLTAEEIPNGATAYKCCPPIREASNRELLWKGLRDGTIDCIVSDHSPSTLDLKDLENGDFAVAWGGVSSLQLGLSLIWTEARHRGIPLEQVVSWMAAKPAALARLQHKGQLALGYDADFAVFAADEAFVVDVSKLKHKNPITPYDGKALSGVVRKTFLRGALVDGQTPTGKLIRRGGV, encoded by the coding sequence ATGTCTGAAGAAGGCTTTGACCTCGTCATCCGGGGCCAGCGCGTCCTCACCACGGCCGGGATCGCCCCGCGTGAGGTGGGCGTCCGGGGCGGCAGGATCGTGGCTATCGAGCCGCTGGGCAACGGCCTTACAGGCGCCGAAGTCATTGAACTCGCCGACGACGAAACGCTGCTTCCGGGACTGGTGGATACCCATGTCCACGTTAACGAGCCGGGGCGTACGGAATGGGAAGGCTTCGCTTCGGCCACCCGGGCCGCGGCGGCCGGCGGCGTCACCACCATCATCGATATGCCACTCAACAGCATCCCGCCCACCACCACGGTGGAAGGCCTGAAACTCAAGCGCGAGGTGGCCGAGGACCAAGCGTTCATCGACGTCGGGTTCTGGGGCGGCGCCATTCCCGGCAACAAGGCCGACCTCCGCCCGCTGCACGACGAGGGCGTGTTCGGATTCAAGTGCTTCCTGCTCCACTCCGGAGTGGACGAGTTCCCGCACCTGGACGCGGACGAGATGGAGGCGGACATGGCCGAACTCAAGACCTTCGACTCACTCATGATCGTCCACGCCGAAGACTCGCACGCCATCGACCACGCACCCCATCCCGGCGGCGACGAATACGCCACCTTCCTGGCCTCCCGGCCCCGCGGCGCTGAGAACAAGGCCATCGCGGAGGTTATCGAACGGGCACGCTGGACGGGTGCGCGGGCGCACATCCTGCACCTGTCGTCGTCGGATGCGCTGCCCATGATTGCCACTGCCAAGCGCGACGGCGTCCACCTCACCGTGGAGGCGTGCCCGCACTACCTCACCCTGACGGCGGAGGAAATCCCCAACGGCGCCACCGCCTACAAGTGCTGCCCGCCCATCCGTGAAGCGTCAAACCGCGAGCTGCTCTGGAAAGGCCTGCGGGACGGGACCATCGACTGCATCGTCTCGGACCACTCCCCGTCCACGCTTGACCTGAAGGACCTGGAGAACGGTGACTTCGCCGTGGCCTGGGGCGGCGTCTCGTCGCTGCAACTGGGCCTGTCCCTGATCTGGACCGAGGCACGGCACCGCGGCATCCCGCTGGAGCAGGTGGTCAGCTGGATGGCTGCGAAGCCCGCTGCCCTGGCCCGCCTCCAGCACAAGGGCCAGCTGGCGCTGGGCTACGACGCCGACTTCGCCGTGTTCGCCGCGGACGAGGCCTTCGTGGTCGATGTCTCCAAGCTCAAGCACAAGAACCCCATCACCCCGTACGACGGCAAGGCCCTCTCCGGCGTGGTACGCAAGACATTCCTGCGCGGTGCGTTGGTGGACGGCCAGACCCCTACGGGCAAGCTGATCCGCCGCGGCGGGGTCTGA
- the bcp gene encoding thioredoxin-dependent thiol peroxidase: protein MSPTLTTKLQPGTQAPDFSLKDAKGNTTSLAAYRGKSVIVYFYPAAATPGCTTEACDFRDSLASLQGSGYEVIGISPDAPEKLASFTGDFGLTFPLLSDEDHRVALAYGAWGEKLVDGEITEGIVRSTVVLDPEGKVTLAQYQVKAQGHVAALRETLGV, encoded by the coding sequence ATGAGCCCCACACTGACCACCAAGCTTCAGCCCGGAACCCAGGCCCCTGATTTCTCCCTCAAGGACGCCAAGGGCAACACCACGTCCCTGGCCGCCTACCGCGGCAAAAGCGTCATTGTCTACTTCTACCCGGCGGCGGCCACCCCCGGCTGCACCACAGAGGCCTGCGACTTCCGCGACAGCCTGGCATCACTGCAGGGCTCCGGTTATGAAGTCATCGGCATCTCACCTGACGCCCCGGAAAAGCTGGCCAGCTTCACCGGGGATTTTGGCCTGACCTTCCCCCTGCTCTCGGATGAGGATCACCGGGTGGCGCTGGCCTACGGCGCATGGGGTGAAAAGCTGGTCGACGGCGAAATCACTGAGGGAATCGTCCGTTCCACAGTGGTGCTGGATCCCGAAGGCAAAGTCACCCTGGCCCAGTACCAGGTCAAGGCGCAGGGACATGTTGCCGCGTTGAGGGAAACCCTGGGGGTCTAG
- a CDS encoding glycerate kinase — MRIVIAPDKFKGSLSAPDVCRHLEKGLQLASGGNLQVIRIPVADGGEGTLDAAVGSGFTRRTAVVSGPTGQPVEADFAIRGHEAVIEMATASGLALVPQVQQGGQPDSASATMATSMGTGQLIRAALDAGCRRIVLGVGGSANTDGGAGLLQGLGARLLDAGNNELPPGGTALAHLHSIDFTHFEPRLVDARFVLASDVDNPLLGARGAAAVFGPQQGATPQDVELLDAALARFVEILAGEIGVRAVKAVEAPGAGAAGGVGFAAIAALAATRRPGIDVVLEFTQLARRMEDADLVITGEGSLDEQSLLGKTPMGVARAAAAAGVPVIAVCGRTTLARGQLVEAGFEDVYALTQLESNVDRCIAEAAGLLEQLGTQIGGRLAAGRLLGPAGTKEDLHV; from the coding sequence GTGCGCATCGTCATTGCCCCGGACAAGTTCAAGGGATCGCTCTCCGCGCCGGACGTTTGCAGGCACCTGGAGAAAGGACTGCAACTGGCCTCGGGCGGAAACCTGCAAGTGATCCGGATTCCGGTGGCCGATGGCGGCGAGGGCACCCTCGACGCCGCCGTCGGCTCCGGCTTCACCCGCCGTACGGCCGTCGTGAGCGGGCCTACCGGCCAGCCGGTCGAGGCGGACTTCGCGATCCGCGGCCACGAGGCAGTGATCGAGATGGCCACCGCCTCGGGGTTGGCGCTGGTGCCCCAGGTCCAGCAGGGCGGGCAGCCGGACTCGGCTTCGGCCACCATGGCCACCAGCATGGGAACCGGCCAGCTGATCCGCGCCGCGCTGGACGCTGGCTGCCGCCGCATTGTGTTGGGGGTCGGCGGCAGCGCGAATACCGACGGCGGTGCGGGGCTCCTTCAGGGCCTCGGCGCCAGGTTGCTGGATGCAGGGAACAACGAACTGCCGCCGGGCGGTACTGCGCTGGCCCACCTGCACAGCATCGATTTCACCCACTTTGAGCCCCGCCTGGTGGACGCACGCTTTGTGCTGGCGTCCGACGTCGACAATCCCCTGCTGGGTGCCCGGGGCGCCGCTGCGGTTTTCGGGCCCCAGCAGGGCGCAACACCACAGGACGTCGAACTCCTCGACGCCGCCCTGGCCAGGTTCGTCGAGATCCTGGCCGGGGAAATCGGAGTCCGTGCCGTCAAGGCCGTGGAAGCTCCCGGAGCCGGGGCAGCCGGCGGCGTGGGCTTCGCTGCAATAGCGGCCTTGGCCGCAACCCGCCGCCCCGGCATTGACGTCGTGCTTGAATTCACGCAGCTGGCACGCCGGATGGAGGACGCGGACCTGGTGATCACCGGGGAAGGCAGCCTGGACGAACAAAGCCTGCTCGGCAAGACACCCATGGGCGTGGCTCGGGCAGCGGCCGCAGCCGGCGTCCCCGTGATTGCCGTGTGCGGGCGGACCACCCTCGCCCGCGGCCAGCTGGTGGAAGCCGGATTCGAGGATGTTTACGCTTTGACTCAGCTTGAAAGCAATGTAGACAGGTGCATAGCGGAGGCTGCAGGGCTTCTGGAGCAGCTGGGCACGCAGATCGGCGGGCGGCTGGCGGCCGGCAGGCTGCTCGGGCCCGCAGGCACAAAGGAGGACCTCCATGTCTGA